GCTGCGGAAAAAGGCGGTCGCGGCGAAGGTACGATGCAGTGCGAACCTCCTTAACATATGCGAATTTAGACCGCCATTTCAGTAGCTTGTCGCATCCAAGGGGCGTTGTGGCGCAAGTCCGGAAACCTTGGGGCCGACCCGTTCCTTGATCTTGCGTGACCCGATCCCCGAGCCACGAAATCGAGCACGAAGCAGAGGATGTGACGATGAACCAGAAGGACCAGAACCCCGACCGCAATCAACAGGCCGGACAGCGTAGCGGGCAGACCGATGCCGGCGAGGGCCAGCAGCAGGACTCCACCAAGCGGGGTCAGCAGACGGGTAGCCAGACCAAGAACCAGACCGGCACCCGGCAACAGCAGCGGGATTGACACCCCCCTCGCGCTCACCCTCAGGCGCGACATGGCGGTCGCCTCCCTATCGGAGGCGGCCGTCTTGCATCGGGGTTCTGCCTCCCGCCCGCTCGCCGCGATCGGGAAGGATTGCGGGGGAAAGTGGATGCGGAGCGAAAGGGCGTTCGGAACGCCGTCCGCTCCAAACCATTGAGCTTGCAAGCAATAGGAGAACCAGAACGATGACCGATCCCCTTCCCGAAGACGGCCCCTCCGGCACCAAGTGGCTGTGGGTCGGCGTGCTGGTGCTGCTCGCCGTGGCTGCGGTGATCTTCTTCCTCAACGCCGATGGCGACGAGAGCCTCGAGACCATCCCCGACGAAGCAATCACCACCACCGAGGAACGGCTCAACACCGAAATCGCGCCGCCCGAGACCGAATCCCTGCCCCCGGTGAACGGGACCGAGGATGCGAACACCATCGTCGCCGATCCGACCGCTGTTCCGCCTTTGGCGACGCCGACGCCTGCCGGAACGCCGATGGCCGATACGCAGTAACGGGGCCCTTAGCCTTTGCGGGGGCGCGCCTTACGGGCTAAGCGCGCCCCCGATGAACGACATGGACACCATCCGCGCCAAGGCGGAAACGCTGATCGAGGCGCTGCCCTACCTCCGCCGCTACGCCGGGCGGACCTTCGTGGTCAAATATGGCGGTCACGCCATGGGCGAGGAACGCGCCGCCCGCGAATTCGCCGAGGACGTGGTGCTGTTGAAAGCGGTCGGCATTAATCCGGTCGTCGTCCATGGCGGGGGCCCGCAAATCGGCGCGATGCTGGCAAAGCTCGGCGTCGAGAGCCGCTTCGTCGATGGCCTGCGCGTGACCGACAAGGCGACCGCCGATATCGCCGAAATGGTCCTCTCGGGCGCGATCAACAAGCAGCTCGTCGGCTGGATCGCTCGCGCCGGCGGCCGCGCATTGGGCCTTTCGGGCAAGGATGGCGGCCTCGTCACCGCGACCAAGGTCGAACGCACGCAGAAGGATCCGGAAAGCAATATCGAGCGGGCGCTGGATCTCGGCTTCGTCGGCGAACCGACCCATGTCGACACCAGCGTGATCGAGACCGCGACCGCTGCAGGGCTGATCCCCGTCGTCGCCCCGATCGGTGCGGGCGAGGACGGGCATACCTACAACATCAATGCCGACACGATGGCCGGCGCACTCGCCTCGGCGCTGGGTGCAGCGCGGCTATTCCTGCTGACCGACGTCGCGGGTGTACTCGACAAGAGCGGCGAGCTGCTCACCGATCTGACGCCCGCCGACATCGCGGAGCTGCGCGCCGACGGCACGATCGGCGGCGGGATGATCCCCAAGCTCGAAACCTGCGTCCACGCGGTCGAGAACGGCTGCGATGCGGCGGTGGTGCTGGATGGGCGGGTGCCGCATGCCATGCTGCTCGAGTTCTTCACCGAACAGGGCGCCGGAACTCTCATCCGCGCCGAAGAAGACGGGCGCTAGGCCTTTCCTACCCGGCACCCCGCCTGTAAGCGGGGCTTTGCAAACGAACTCCACCCTCGAAAAGACGGGACCGGCATGCAGGCGCTCTACACGATCTACGAAATCATCGCGATGCTCACCAATGTGCTGGTGATGCTGATCATCATCCAGTTCATCATCGGGCTGCTGTTCGCCTTCAACGTGGTGAACAGCTCGAACGAGTTTCTCTCCAGCTTCTACATGGCGATCAACCGGCTGTTGGACCCGATCCTGCGTCCGATCCGGAACATCATGCCCAACACCGGGGCGATCGATTTCTCGCCGCTGGTGCTGATCATCCTGCTCAATGTCGTCCTGATCGTGCTGGGCGGGATCATCTACAACTGATGGTTGCCGAGACGATCGACGGGAAGGCCTTCGCCGCACGCCTGCGCGAGCGCGTGGGCGAAGCTGCCGCGCGGTTTGAGGAGAAGGCGGGGCGCAAGGCCGGCCTGGCCGTTGTTCTGGTAGGCGAGGATCCGGCGAGCCAGGTCTATGTCCGTTCGAAGGGAAAGGCCACGCTCGCTGCCAGCATGAACAGCTTCGAGCACCGGCTGGAGGCGGACACATCGCAGGACGATCTGCTTGCACTGGTCGAGCGGCTCAATGCCGACGATGCGGTCGACGGCATCCTCGTGCAGTTGCCGCTGCCGGCTCATATCGACGCGCAGGCGGTGATCGCGGCAATCGATCCCGACAAGGACGTCGACGGGTTTCATGTGACCAATGCCGGGCGGCTTGCGGTGGGGCAGGCGGGCTTCGTGCCCTGCACGCCGATGGGCTGCATGATGCTGCTGACCGACCGGCTGGGGGACCTTTCCGGACTCGACGCGGTGGTGATCGGCCGGTCGAACATCGTCGGCAAGCCGATGGCGCAGCTCCTGCTCGACGCCAACGCTACCGTCACCATCGCGCACAGCCGGACCAGGGATCTCGCCGCGGTGGTTCGCCGGGCGGACATCGTGGTCGCAGCGGTGGGACGGGCGGAGATGGTCAAGGCCGAATGGTTGAAACCGGGGGCGACGGTGATCGATGTCGGCATCAACCGGCTGCCCCCCGCGGATGGCGAGGAAAAGGGCAGGCTGGTCGGCGACGTGGACTACGGTCCGGCCAGCCAAGTGGCGTCGGCCATCACGCCGGTCCCTGGCGGGGTGGGCCCGATGACCATCGCGGTTCTCTTGCGCAACACGCTCGTCGCCGCGCACCGCAATGCCGGGCTGACAGCACCGGAAGGGATTTGACCGCGATGCGCCGCACTTTCTCCGCTGCGATTGCCCTAGCGGTCGGTGCTGCCCTGCTGGCCGGGTGCGCCTCGGGACCGCGCAAGCCGACTTCCCGCCAGATCGCGCGTATCGAACGCGCACTTTCCAACGCGCCGGGTGCGGCTCAACCATCGACCATCATCGCGACGGAGATAGCGTTCGCGCGGATGGCGCGGGACGAGGGGCAGTGGACTGCCTTCACCCATTTCGCGGCCGAGGAGGGGGTCCTTCATGGCGAGAACGGACCGATCGCCGCGAAGCCGTGGTTGGCGCAGCAGAGCAATCCGCCCAAACCGGTCCAGTGGGGTCCGCGCACGGTGTGGATGAGCTGCGACGCCAGTCTCGCGATCAGCCAGGGGCGGTTTCGCGATCCCGAGGGCAAGGTCGGGATTTTCAACACGGTGTGGGAGCGGCAGGGCGATGGAACCTATCGCTATCTCTACGACGGCGGCGCGCTCGATAATCCGCAGCCGCCGCCTCCGCCCGCCGGCGAGGAAGATGAAGAGGTCATCGTCGTCACCGCGCTCGACACGGTGCGCGGCGAGGTGGCCGACTGTTTGGGACCCGGCAACCCCCTTCCTGCGGCGCCCTTTGCTCCGGCGAGCACGGGCGCCGAGATCGGTGGCACTCGTTCGGGAGACGGATCGCTCGTCTGGCAATGGCGTCAGGATGCGGAAGGATCGCGCCAGTTCCGCTCCTTCATCTGGCAGGGCGGCGAGTGGCAGGAAGCCGCGAGCTTCGACTTCGGCGCAGAGGCGGGTGGCGCAGAATGAGCGAACTCTTCATTTCCGCCTTCATCACGCTTTTCGTGGTGATCGATCCGCCCGGCTGTGCCCCGATCTATGCCGGGCTGACCAAGGGGGCGACTGTCGCCCAGCGGCGCAACATGGCGCTGCGGGCCTGCGGGATCGCCACGGTAATCCTGCTGTTCTTCGCCTTCCTCGGCGAGGAGCTGTTCGGCGCGCTCCATATCGAACTCGATGCCTTCCGGATCGCGGGCGGGCTGATGCTGTTCTTCATTGCTTTCGAAATGGTGTTCGAAAAGCGCACCCAGCGGCGCGAGGAACGTGCGGAAAAGCTTGCCGCCGATCCCGAGGTCGAGGACGTTTCCGTGTTCCCCATGGCCATGCCCATGCTGGCCGGGCCGGGCGCGATCGCGGCCGTCATGCTTCTGATGAACGAGGCGGATAGCAGCGAGGAAGCGATGGCGGTGTTCGGCGCGCTGGCCGCCGTGATGATCATCACCGGACTCGCTCTGGTCGCCGCCGGTCCGCTGCTGCGCGTGCTGGGCGACAAGGTGGAGGCGGTCATTACCCGTCTGCTGGGCGTGCTGCTGTCCGCACTCGCCGCGCAATATGTGATCGACGGGCTGCGCGGCAGCTTCGGGGTCTGAGCCTTACTGAAGCGTCGCGCGGTCGTCGCCGCCGTCGCGCAGGGCGAAGAACTGCATAAGCTGGATCATCAGCTCGCATCGGGTAGAGAGATCGGGCGCTTCCAACAATGCCTGCTTGGCCGCGACATCGAAGGGCGCGATCTGCGAGACGCC
The genomic region above belongs to Qipengyuania spongiae and contains:
- the folD gene encoding bifunctional methylenetetrahydrofolate dehydrogenase/methenyltetrahydrofolate cyclohydrolase FolD, whose amino-acid sequence is MVAETIDGKAFAARLRERVGEAAARFEEKAGRKAGLAVVLVGEDPASQVYVRSKGKATLAASMNSFEHRLEADTSQDDLLALVERLNADDAVDGILVQLPLPAHIDAQAVIAAIDPDKDVDGFHVTNAGRLAVGQAGFVPCTPMGCMMLLTDRLGDLSGLDAVVIGRSNIVGKPMAQLLLDANATVTIAHSRTRDLAAVVRRADIVVAAVGRAEMVKAEWLKPGATVIDVGINRLPPADGEEKGRLVGDVDYGPASQVASAITPVPGGVGPMTIAVLLRNTLVAAHRNAGLTAPEGI
- the argB gene encoding acetylglutamate kinase — protein: MNDMDTIRAKAETLIEALPYLRRYAGRTFVVKYGGHAMGEERAAREFAEDVVLLKAVGINPVVVHGGGPQIGAMLAKLGVESRFVDGLRVTDKATADIAEMVLSGAINKQLVGWIARAGGRALGLSGKDGGLVTATKVERTQKDPESNIERALDLGFVGEPTHVDTSVIETATAAGLIPVVAPIGAGEDGHTYNINADTMAGALASALGAARLFLLTDVAGVLDKSGELLTDLTPADIAELRADGTIGGGMIPKLETCVHAVENGCDAAVVLDGRVPHAMLLEFFTEQGAGTLIRAEEDGR
- a CDS encoding MarC family protein; the protein is MSELFISAFITLFVVIDPPGCAPIYAGLTKGATVAQRRNMALRACGIATVILLFFAFLGEELFGALHIELDAFRIAGGLMLFFIAFEMVFEKRTQRREERAEKLAADPEVEDVSVFPMAMPMLAGPGAIAAVMLLMNEADSSEEAMAVFGALAAVMIITGLALVAAGPLLRVLGDKVEAVITRLLGVLLSALAAQYVIDGLRGSFGV
- a CDS encoding YggT family protein translates to MQALYTIYEIIAMLTNVLVMLIIIQFIIGLLFAFNVVNSSNEFLSSFYMAINRLLDPILRPIRNIMPNTGAIDFSPLVLIILLNVVLIVLGGIIYN